A window from Hymenobacter volaticus encodes these proteins:
- a CDS encoding PQQ-dependent sugar dehydrogenase: MKSFATLLLLGMLAVPAVAQQGPVLATYAVGSTTVSASALTSNLDTPWELLWGPDNFLWMTERGGRISRIDPNTGQLIPLHTVADVTETGESGLLGMALHPDFATSPYVYVVYNYTDAGTLKEKLVRFTYSAAANTLSSPLILLGNITAVTTHSGSRLLILPDRTLLMTTGDAQQRSDAQTPSSLNGKILRMNLDGTVPADNPIAGSMMYTLGHRNPQGLTRAPSGRVYSSEHGENIEDEVNLIEVNRNYGWPTIEGLCNLPAEQTFCTANNVREPLASYTPTLAVSGLTYYNHPAIPGWNNSLLLLSLKAGTFTQLQLNTTGDQVASQNNLWAGTYGRLRAVCVSPQGRVYVGTSNRDGRGTPLPPTTES; this comes from the coding sequence ATGAAATCTTTTGCTACTCTGCTTTTGCTTGGTATGTTGGCGGTTCCGGCCGTCGCTCAGCAAGGCCCAGTGCTGGCTACCTATGCTGTTGGCAGCACCACTGTTTCTGCTTCTGCTCTCACCAGCAACCTTGACACGCCTTGGGAGCTACTTTGGGGTCCCGACAATTTTCTGTGGATGACGGAGCGAGGCGGCCGTATTAGCCGCATCGACCCCAACACCGGCCAGCTTATTCCGCTGCACACCGTGGCCGACGTAACCGAGACAGGTGAGAGTGGCTTGCTCGGTATGGCGTTGCACCCCGATTTTGCTACCTCGCCCTACGTGTATGTGGTGTACAATTACACCGACGCGGGCACGCTCAAAGAAAAGCTGGTACGCTTCACATACTCAGCCGCGGCCAATACGCTTAGCAGCCCATTGATATTGCTCGGCAACATCACGGCCGTTACCACCCATAGCGGTTCACGCCTACTTATTCTGCCTGACCGTACGCTGCTTATGACCACCGGCGACGCACAACAACGCTCGGACGCACAGACACCCTCTTCGCTGAACGGTAAAATCCTGCGCATGAACCTGGATGGCACCGTCCCGGCCGACAACCCCATAGCCGGCAGTATGATGTATACTCTTGGCCATCGCAACCCACAAGGCCTGACGCGGGCCCCCTCAGGACGCGTTTACAGTTCGGAGCACGGGGAAAATATCGAGGATGAAGTGAACTTGATAGAAGTGAACCGCAACTATGGCTGGCCCACAATAGAAGGTCTTTGCAATCTGCCCGCCGAGCAAACTTTTTGCACCGCCAACAACGTGCGGGAGCCTCTAGCTTCCTATACTCCTACTCTGGCCGTAAGTGGCCTCACCTACTACAATCATCCGGCTATTCCCGGCTGGAACAATTCCCTGCTGCTGCTGAGTTTGAAAGCAGGCACCTTCACCCAATTGCAACTCAACACTACCGGCGATCAAGTGGCCAGCCAAAACAACCTGTGGGCCGGCACGTATGGCCGACTACGGGCCGTGTGTGTGTCGCCGCAGGGACGTGTGTATGTTGGCACCAGCAACCGTGACGGCCGAGGCACCCCGCTGCCACCGACGACCGAATCCTAG
- a CDS encoding TonB-dependent receptor domain-containing protein, with protein MYGTAFREFNLTTMVGVEKKWGSTHLSATLYDNHQEIPDGSRDSLSRQFTRQIAEGNQDDIKNRPLVPTADLSSYHINALHQRIQHYRLLSRTRLKLGTVELQALLGAQQNVRREYNHPTAPAQAGLGVVLNTYTYDLRYAAPAWQGLETTLGLNGMYQTNHNRAATDFPIPDYSLADVGGYIYVKKTFGKLDLSGGVRYDTRLLKWADFYVGTDSTTGFSRQLSAAEADGADPQFSAFRTRYQGVSASVGATYTLTERLLLRANVARGYRAPNITEVGSNGLDPGAHIVYLGNRSFGPEFSLQQDLGASAYLPDAEISASVFNNAIDNYIYQARLNDSNGQPVIIVPGNATYQYQQGRARLYGAEITVNLHPKALPALAFNNSLAYVTGLNKEASLLETNGAAAKYLPFIPPLRTRSEVRLSSQQAWGPLTDTYVRAVLDYNAAQNRFYAVDNTETRTAGYALVGLGAGTSFTGGPSKREILQVFVQLDNVFNTVYQSHLNRLKYFEYYAASPTGRQGIYNQGRNLSLKVIVPF; from the coding sequence GTGTATGGCACAGCCTTTCGAGAGTTTAACCTGACGACGATGGTCGGGGTGGAAAAAAAGTGGGGCTCCACGCACCTTTCCGCTACGCTTTACGATAACCACCAGGAAATCCCGGATGGCAGCCGCGACTCACTGAGCCGGCAGTTCACCCGGCAAATAGCGGAAGGCAACCAAGACGACATCAAGAACCGGCCCTTGGTGCCCACGGCCGACCTGAGTTCATACCACATCAACGCGCTGCACCAACGCATTCAGCACTATCGGCTCTTGAGTCGCACCCGCTTGAAACTAGGTACCGTGGAACTTCAGGCGCTGCTGGGTGCACAGCAAAACGTCCGCCGTGAGTACAACCACCCTACGGCGCCCGCCCAAGCAGGCTTAGGCGTAGTCTTGAACACCTATACCTACGACTTGCGCTACGCCGCTCCTGCTTGGCAGGGCTTGGAAACCACCCTGGGCCTAAACGGCATGTACCAAACCAACCACAACCGCGCCGCCACCGATTTTCCTATCCCCGACTATTCCCTGGCTGATGTGGGTGGCTATATCTATGTAAAGAAAACCTTCGGCAAGCTCGACCTTTCGGGCGGCGTCCGCTATGATACTCGGTTGCTGAAGTGGGCCGACTTCTACGTGGGCACGGATTCTACCACTGGGTTTAGTCGGCAGCTAAGTGCAGCTGAAGCCGACGGAGCCGACCCGCAGTTTTCCGCTTTTCGGACGCGTTACCAGGGTGTTTCGGCAAGTGTGGGCGCGACCTATACTCTCACAGAGCGGCTACTGTTGCGGGCCAATGTGGCGCGGGGCTACCGAGCGCCTAACATCACGGAAGTAGGCTCCAACGGCCTTGACCCCGGCGCACACATTGTGTATTTGGGCAACCGCAGCTTCGGCCCGGAGTTCAGCTTGCAGCAAGACTTGGGCGCAAGTGCGTATCTGCCGGACGCGGAAATAAGCGCCAGCGTGTTCAACAATGCCATCGATAACTATATCTATCAAGCCCGCTTGAATGACTCTAATGGGCAGCCGGTTATCATCGTGCCGGGCAACGCCACTTACCAGTACCAGCAAGGTCGTGCGCGGCTATACGGGGCTGAAATAACGGTAAATCTGCACCCGAAGGCGCTGCCGGCGTTGGCTTTCAACAACAGTTTGGCATACGTAACTGGCCTAAACAAAGAAGCTAGTTTATTGGAAACCAACGGCGCGGCGGCCAAGTACTTGCCGTTTATTCCGCCGCTGCGTACTCGCTCCGAAGTGCGCCTGAGCAGCCAGCAAGCATGGGGGCCATTGACCGACACCTACGTGCGCGCAGTGCTGGATTATAATGCCGCCCAAAACCGTTTTTACGCCGTCGATAACACGGAAACCCGCACGGCTGGCTATGCTTTGGTGGGGCTTGGCGCGGGTACCAGTTTCACGGGTGGCCCTAGCAAGCGCGAAATTTTGCAGGTGTTTGTGCAACTCGACAACGTGTTCAATACGGTGTACCAGTCGCACCTTAATCGCCTGAAATACTTCGAGTACTATGCGGCTTCTCCCACGGGTCGGCAAGGCATTTACAATCAGGGACGCAACCTGAGCTTGAAAGTAATTGTCCCATTTTAA
- a CDS encoding TonB-dependent receptor, translating to MKLAYFVQVLAVLLLVSGATSAQTAMGTIRGRVMVGNKGLELATVAIPGTTLGTSTDAQGRYELRAVPAGTHTVIFSSVGYQLQRQQLTTTVGQVTEATVELMAVPAALAEVVVTGVSRVTEVRKSPVPIAVLSKREVNLNSNGNLVDAAVKGVPGLSAVTTGPNISKPFIRGLGYNRVLTLYNGLRQEGQQWGDEHGIEIDQYDIDRIEVVKGPASLIYGSDAVAGVINMLPRLPNGSAGQLHGDALTEYQTNNNLLGTSVGLNYNKNGWQYAARVPTA from the coding sequence ATGAAGCTTGCATACTTTGTACAGGTTCTTGCTGTTTTGCTGCTAGTTAGCGGAGCTACTTCGGCCCAAACGGCTATGGGTACCATCCGGGGTAGAGTAATGGTGGGCAACAAAGGATTGGAGCTAGCTACTGTGGCCATCCCGGGCACTACCCTAGGTACTTCAACCGATGCGCAAGGCCGGTACGAGCTACGGGCTGTGCCAGCCGGTACGCACACGGTGATTTTTTCGAGTGTAGGTTATCAGCTTCAGCGGCAACAGTTAACTACCACGGTTGGCCAGGTTACAGAAGCAACAGTTGAACTCATGGCTGTGCCTGCTGCGCTGGCCGAAGTGGTAGTCACGGGGGTGAGCCGGGTCACTGAAGTCCGCAAAAGTCCGGTGCCTATTGCAGTGCTTAGCAAGCGGGAAGTGAACCTCAATAGCAATGGCAATTTGGTTGACGCGGCCGTGAAAGGAGTACCAGGCTTGAGTGCCGTGACAACGGGACCCAACATTTCCAAGCCGTTCATTCGGGGATTAGGCTACAACCGGGTACTAACTCTCTACAACGGTCTGCGCCAAGAAGGCCAGCAGTGGGGTGACGAGCACGGCATCGAAATCGACCAGTACGACATCGACCGGATAGAGGTAGTAAAGGGCCCGGCCAGCTTAATATACGGGTCCGATGCGGTGGCCGGCGTCATCAATATGCTGCCGCGCCTGCCCAACGGTTCGGCCGGCCAGCTGCATGGCGACGCCCTTACCGAGTATCAAACCAACAACAACTTGCTGGGTACCTCGGTGGGGCTGAACTACAACAAAAACGGCTGGCAATACGCAGCTCGGGTTCCTACCGCCTAG
- a CDS encoding GNAT family N-acetyltransferase, with product MSYTEQRRDDQFFISTDPAHLDVAVIHQYLSEESYWAKNIPLETVTRAIANSLNFGLYAPDSQLAGFARVVTDRATFAWLCDVFVLPAYRGRSLSKWLMQVVWAHPELQGLRRQLLATRDAHGLYQQFNFKPLAAPELYLEIRHPNPYGAEIASPKTE from the coding sequence ATGTCCTACACCGAGCAACGTCGTGATGATCAGTTTTTTATCAGCACTGATCCAGCCCACTTAGATGTGGCGGTTATTCATCAATACTTGTCCGAGGAGTCGTACTGGGCTAAGAATATACCTCTCGAAACCGTAACGCGAGCCATAGCCAATTCCCTGAATTTCGGACTGTATGCACCCGACAGTCAATTGGCTGGTTTTGCCAGAGTAGTAACGGACCGAGCCACCTTCGCCTGGCTCTGCGACGTGTTTGTGTTGCCTGCCTATAGAGGGCGAAGCCTTTCAAAATGGCTGATGCAGGTAGTATGGGCGCACCCCGAGTTGCAGGGCTTGCGACGCCAACTGCTGGCTACCCGTGATGCGCACGGCCTCTACCAGCAGTTCAATTTTAAGCCATTGGCTGCTCCCGAACTGTACCTGGAAATAAGGCACCCTAACCCTTACGGCGCGGAAATAGCTAGCCCGAAGACCGAATAA
- the metK gene encoding methionine adenosyltransferase — translation MPYLFTSESVSEGHPDKVADQISDAILDEYLRQDPASKVACETLVTTDFALVAGEIKSKARVEAEPIVREVIRRIGYNKPEYLFNADTCEVMNRLHEQSPDINQGVERASDEEQGAGDQGMMFGYATKETENYMPLALDLSHRLLQELSKIRNEGKEMTYLRPDAKSQVTIRYADDNTPEAIETIVVSTQHDDFDTDEAKMLSVISDDIKNILIPRVKAQLGADVQKLFTDDIIHHINPTGKFVIGGPHGDSGLTGRKIIVDTYGGKGAHGGGAFSGKDSSKVDRSAAYATRHIAKNLVAAGVADQVLVQVAYAIGVAQPVGVFVTTYGTTKATGANGQKLTDGQIAEKVQTLFDLRPYAIVQRLGLRNPIFAESAAYGHMGRQPGTKEVKGADGSTRTVETFTWEKLDYVDKIKAEFGL, via the coding sequence ATGCCGTACCTGTTTACTTCCGAATCTGTTTCGGAAGGCCACCCCGATAAAGTAGCCGACCAGATTTCTGACGCCATCCTCGACGAGTATTTGCGTCAAGATCCTGCTTCCAAAGTCGCCTGCGAAACCCTCGTTACAACAGACTTTGCGCTGGTAGCCGGCGAAATCAAGTCGAAGGCACGTGTAGAAGCCGAGCCTATTGTCCGTGAGGTTATCCGCCGTATTGGGTACAACAAGCCCGAGTACCTATTCAACGCCGATACCTGCGAGGTGATGAACCGTCTGCATGAGCAGTCACCAGACATCAACCAAGGGGTAGAGCGCGCTAGCGACGAAGAGCAAGGTGCCGGCGACCAAGGCATGATGTTCGGCTACGCCACTAAGGAGACGGAAAACTATATGCCTTTGGCGCTCGACCTCTCGCACCGTTTGCTGCAGGAGTTGTCGAAGATCCGCAACGAGGGCAAGGAAATGACTTACCTCCGGCCCGACGCTAAGAGCCAGGTAACCATCCGCTACGCCGACGACAACACGCCCGAGGCTATTGAAACTATCGTTGTCAGCACGCAGCACGACGACTTCGACACCGACGAAGCAAAGATGCTTTCCGTCATTTCCGACGACATCAAGAACATTCTGATTCCCCGCGTTAAAGCCCAGCTTGGCGCCGATGTTCAAAAGCTGTTCACCGACGACATCATTCACCACATCAACCCTACCGGCAAGTTTGTTATCGGTGGCCCTCACGGTGACTCTGGCCTGACGGGCCGCAAGATCATTGTGGATACCTATGGTGGTAAAGGTGCTCACGGCGGTGGCGCTTTCTCGGGCAAGGACTCCTCGAAAGTAGACCGTTCCGCTGCTTATGCCACTCGTCATATTGCTAAGAACCTAGTAGCCGCTGGTGTTGCCGACCAAGTATTGGTTCAGGTAGCTTACGCCATTGGTGTAGCTCAGCCAGTAGGTGTGTTCGTAACCACTTATGGTACTACGAAAGCTACCGGCGCCAACGGCCAAAAGCTGACTGACGGCCAGATAGCTGAGAAGGTACAAACGCTATTCGACTTGCGGCCCTATGCCATTGTGCAGCGCCTCGGTTTGCGCAATCCTATTTTCGCAGAGTCTGCTGCCTATGGTCACATGGGCCGGCAGCCTGGCACCAAGGAAGTAAAAGGTGCCGATGGTTCTACCCGCACTGTTGAGACCTTCACTTGGGAGAAACTGGACTACGTAGACAAGATCAAAGCTGAATTTGGCTTGTAG
- the hpf gene encoding ribosome hibernation-promoting factor, HPF/YfiA family has translation MKVQMHSVHFDADQKLLDFIQKRLDKLETFYDRVIEGEVILKLNNKDGIDNKTVEIKLFVPGATLFTQEDAASFEAAADAAADGLKRQITKYKEKVTSH, from the coding sequence ATGAAAGTACAGATGCATTCGGTGCATTTCGATGCCGACCAAAAACTGCTCGACTTCATCCAGAAGCGCCTCGATAAGCTTGAAACTTTCTATGACCGGGTCATAGAGGGCGAGGTGATTTTGAAGCTGAACAATAAAGATGGAATTGATAACAAAACCGTAGAAATCAAACTATTCGTACCGGGCGCTACCCTCTTCACCCAGGAAGATGCTGCCTCGTTTGAAGCTGCCGCCGATGCAGCTGCCGATGGGTTGAAACGGCAAATCACTAAGTACAAAGAGAAAGTAACTAGTCACTAA
- a CDS encoding HD domain-containing protein has protein sequence MTTTLAAQWHQLTASLLPDEKQRAATFEQLVAAYSASGRHYHTLRHVQLLLDAVQAAALHDSTVVQLAVWFHDAVYDPLRDDNETRSAELASEFLIKTTLSESRQQRVAFLIERTKDHTQTLPDEDTDLQLFLDADLGILGAPEIDYWQYARQVRQEYRLVPESLYQKGRSKVLEKLLTTPVLYRTAAYRTRLDAAARHNLQAELQAWQQGGL, from the coding sequence ATGACCACTACCCTCGCCGCCCAATGGCACCAGCTAACCGCCTCCCTGCTCCCCGACGAAAAACAGCGGGCGGCAACCTTCGAGCAGCTGGTTGCCGCTTATAGCGCTTCGGGTAGGCATTATCATACGTTGCGGCATGTCCAACTACTGCTTGATGCCGTGCAAGCCGCCGCGCTTCACGATAGTACGGTAGTGCAGCTAGCCGTTTGGTTTCACGATGCGGTGTACGACCCGTTGCGCGACGACAACGAAACCCGCAGTGCCGAACTAGCCTCCGAGTTTTTAATCAAGACTACGCTTTCCGAAAGCCGGCAGCAGCGGGTTGCTTTCCTAATCGAGCGAACCAAAGACCACACCCAAACCCTACCCGACGAGGATACCGACTTGCAACTGTTCCTCGACGCAGACCTTGGCATATTAGGTGCGCCCGAAATCGACTATTGGCAGTACGCCCGGCAGGTGCGGCAGGAATACCGGTTGGTGCCTGAATCCTTGTACCAAAAAGGCCGCAGCAAGGTCTTGGAGAAGTTACTTACTACGCCCGTGCTTTACCGTACCGCCGCGTACCGCACCCGCTTAGACGCTGCTGCCCGGCACAACCTGCAGGCAGAGCTGCAAGCCTGGCAGCAAGGCGGCTTGTAA
- a CDS encoding acyl-CoA dehydrogenase family protein: protein MELVATENQTMIAQMVRDFGAHHIKPHMMKWDESQEFPLDIFRKLGELGLMGVLVPQEYGGAGFGYTEYVTAIAELSKIDGSIGLSMAAHNSLCTGHILQHASEAQKIKYLPKLASGEWIGAWGLTEPNTGSDAGNMRTVAVQDGDDYVLNGAKNFITHGKTGNVAVVIARTGEVGDSHGMTAFIVERGTPGFTAGRKEDKLGMRASETTEMIFTDCRVPKENVIGNVGDGFVQSLKVLDGGRISIAALSLGIAQGAYEAALQYSKERHQFNQPISNFQGIGFKLADMATEIEAASLLTYRAADMKDRGLNVNRESAMAKLYASEVAVRAANEGLQIFGGYGYTKDYPAEKFYRDAKLCTIGEGTSEIQKLVIARTLLK, encoded by the coding sequence ATGGAACTGGTCGCTACTGAAAACCAGACAATGATTGCCCAAATGGTGCGTGACTTTGGCGCGCATCATATTAAACCTCACATGATGAAGTGGGATGAATCACAAGAGTTTCCCCTTGATATTTTTCGCAAGTTAGGCGAGCTAGGCTTAATGGGCGTGCTGGTGCCGCAGGAATATGGTGGAGCGGGTTTTGGCTACACCGAATATGTAACGGCTATTGCCGAGCTATCAAAAATAGATGGTAGCATTGGTTTAAGCATGGCAGCTCATAACTCGCTATGCACCGGTCATATATTGCAACATGCTTCCGAAGCTCAAAAAATTAAGTATCTACCCAAGCTGGCTTCGGGCGAGTGGATTGGTGCCTGGGGCCTCACTGAGCCTAATACTGGCTCTGATGCTGGCAACATGCGTACTGTAGCTGTGCAAGATGGAGATGACTACGTACTAAATGGCGCCAAGAACTTTATTACTCATGGCAAGACTGGCAACGTAGCCGTGGTAATTGCACGCACTGGCGAAGTCGGAGATTCGCATGGAATGACAGCTTTTATTGTGGAGCGTGGCACTCCTGGCTTCACAGCCGGCCGTAAAGAGGATAAACTCGGCATGCGTGCTTCCGAGACGACAGAAATGATTTTTACCGATTGCCGCGTACCGAAGGAAAACGTGATTGGTAACGTCGGCGATGGATTTGTGCAGTCGTTGAAGGTGCTTGACGGGGGCCGTATTAGCATTGCCGCGTTGAGCCTAGGCATTGCACAAGGTGCCTATGAAGCTGCCTTGCAGTACTCGAAAGAACGGCATCAATTCAACCAGCCCATCAGCAATTTCCAGGGTATCGGATTTAAGCTAGCAGATATGGCAACTGAAATAGAAGCCGCTTCCCTGCTCACCTACCGTGCGGCCGACATGAAAGATCGTGGCCTCAATGTGAACCGGGAATCGGCAATGGCAAAATTGTATGCTTCGGAAGTTGCTGTTAGAGCTGCTAATGAAGGGCTGCAAATTTTTGGTGGCTATGGCTACACAAAAGACTATCCAGCTGAAAAATTCTATCGTGATGCCAAGCTCTGCACGATTGGTGAGGGCACTTCCGAGATTCAAAAGTTGGTGATTGCGCGTACTCTCTTAAAATAA
- a CDS encoding T9SS type A sorting domain-containing protein, whose product MLENRAYIPAAVKNGTSSLLQLWPNPATQTVAIRLPAATRASTVIQLRDALGRATRNIQLAAGQQEVNIDLKGLQSGLYMVQAQLGDTQYTRRLVIE is encoded by the coding sequence GTGCTGGAAAACCGAGCGTACATACCGGCAGCCGTGAAAAACGGCACATCGAGTTTGCTACAACTGTGGCCGAATCCTGCCACCCAAACTGTGGCAATCCGATTGCCAGCCGCCACCCGTGCTTCCACAGTCATTCAATTGCGCGATGCGCTAGGCCGCGCCACGCGCAATATTCAACTGGCCGCAGGTCAACAGGAAGTGAACATCGACCTGAAGGGGTTGCAAAGCGGCTTGTATATGGTACAAGCACAACTAGGTGACACGCAGTATACGCGCCGCCTAGTAATAGAGTAA
- a CDS encoding Nramp family divalent metal transporter, translating to MPLVTETPPAPPVSVPIPAPEAGWRRARSGNSLSEVYASIRVPAQNASFWRKLLAFWGPGLMVAVGYMDPGNWATDLAGGSQFGYTLLSVILISNLFAMLLQHLAAKLGIVTGRDLAQACRDHYSKPVAMVLWFLCEVAIAACDLAEVIGSAIALNLLFGLPLTWGVVLTILDVFVVLLFQSRGFRVLESIVAGLIVVIFGCFLYEIIISQPDWFGILGGLVPQPQVVTNPKMLYIAIGILGATVMPHNLYLHSSIVQTRAIEQTEGGKRMAIKFATIDSTVALFMAFFVNAAILITAAAAFHRNGLHEVADISDAHKLLAPVLGAGAASAVFAVALLASGQNSTLTGTLAGQIVMEGFLNLKLKPWLRRLITRGIAVLPALIVTMKYGEKGTGQLLVLSQVILSLQLSFAVVPLVLFTGSKDKMGVFVNRPWVQITAWIVSGIIIALNAYLLYETFFG from the coding sequence ATGCCCCTTGTTACTGAAACTCCACCGGCGCCCCCAGTCTCTGTACCTATACCCGCACCTGAAGCGGGCTGGCGGCGGGCGCGAAGTGGCAACTCCTTAAGCGAAGTATACGCCAGCATCCGGGTACCGGCGCAGAATGCCTCGTTTTGGCGCAAATTATTAGCCTTCTGGGGCCCGGGCCTCATGGTAGCAGTAGGCTACATGGACCCCGGCAACTGGGCCACCGACCTCGCTGGCGGCTCCCAATTCGGCTATACGCTGCTATCGGTCATCTTGATTTCCAATTTGTTTGCCATGCTGCTCCAGCACCTAGCTGCCAAGCTAGGTATCGTAACAGGGCGCGACTTGGCGCAAGCTTGCCGCGACCATTATTCGAAGCCGGTGGCTATGGTGCTGTGGTTCCTGTGCGAAGTGGCCATTGCCGCCTGCGACTTGGCCGAAGTTATAGGCTCAGCCATTGCTTTGAATCTGTTGTTTGGTCTGCCGCTTACTTGGGGTGTGGTGCTTACCATTCTCGATGTGTTTGTGGTGTTGCTATTTCAGAGCCGCGGGTTTCGCGTGCTGGAAAGCATAGTAGCCGGCTTGATCGTGGTGATTTTCGGCTGTTTCCTTTACGAAATTATCATATCCCAGCCCGATTGGTTTGGCATTCTGGGCGGACTTGTGCCGCAGCCGCAGGTGGTCACCAACCCCAAGATGCTTTACATTGCCATTGGCATTTTGGGTGCTACCGTAATGCCTCATAACCTGTATTTGCACTCCAGCATCGTGCAAACGCGTGCCATCGAGCAGACAGAAGGTGGCAAGCGCATGGCCATCAAGTTTGCTACCATCGACTCGACGGTGGCGCTGTTTATGGCATTCTTCGTGAATGCGGCCATTCTAATTACAGCTGCGGCGGCTTTCCACCGCAACGGCTTACACGAAGTAGCCGACATCAGTGACGCGCATAAGCTGCTGGCCCCAGTGCTGGGTGCGGGAGCAGCCAGTGCGGTGTTTGCAGTGGCACTGCTGGCTTCTGGCCAAAACTCCACGCTGACGGGTACGCTAGCCGGGCAAATTGTGATGGAAGGCTTCCTTAACCTCAAATTGAAACCTTGGTTGCGCCGCCTGATCACGCGTGGTATTGCGGTGTTGCCCGCGCTCATCGTAACTATGAAATACGGCGAGAAAGGCACTGGGCAGTTGCTGGTCCTGAGCCAAGTAATTCTGAGTTTGCAACTAAGTTTCGCGGTGGTACCACTGGTGCTATTCACGGGCAGCAAAGACAAGATGGGCGTGTTTGTGAACCGGCCGTGGGTGCAGATAACCGCATGGATTGTGTCGGGTATCATCATTGCCCTGAACGCCTACTTGCTGTATGAAACTTTCTTTGGATAA
- the rpsU gene encoding 30S ribosomal protein S21 yields MIIVQIKENESVDRALKRFKKKFERTGVLKELRRRTFFQKPSITNRKQKQKAIYKQVTYGNDANS; encoded by the coding sequence ATGATCATCGTACAAATCAAAGAGAACGAGTCGGTTGACCGCGCGCTTAAGCGGTTCAAAAAGAAGTTTGAGCGCACGGGTGTGCTGAAAGAATTGCGTCGTCGCACTTTCTTCCAGAAGCCTTCTATCACCAACCGCAAGCAGAAGCAAAAGGCCATCTACAAGCAGGTGACCTACGGCAACGACGCTAACTCGTAG
- a CDS encoding tyrosine-type recombinase/integrase: MDLFFNYLRSERRYSSHTLLSYQTDLRQFADYLKSTYELTDLAQADHTLIRSWVVELMQQDLDPRTVNRKIACLRSYFKFLLTTGVIARNPMLRIKAPKMAKKLPEFVPEESLNGLLNSFQFPDTFSGARDQLVLELLYGTGIRLSELIGIAPDDVNLHGNTVRVTGKGNKQRLVPLNKSLVTVLERYIAFRKREIANPDNAHTALLVTDKGEPMYEKLVYRTVKHYLSQITTASTQQHPHVLRHSFATHLLNKGADLNAIKDLLGHANLAATQVYTHLSIDKLKSVFEQAHPKA, encoded by the coding sequence ATGGATTTATTTTTTAATTACCTCCGGTCTGAGCGGCGATATAGTTCGCATACGCTGCTGTCTTATCAGACGGATTTGCGGCAGTTTGCCGATTATCTGAAATCAACTTACGAGCTCACAGACTTAGCGCAGGCCGACCATACGCTTATTCGGTCGTGGGTGGTTGAGTTGATGCAGCAGGATCTTGATCCGCGGACTGTCAACCGTAAGATTGCTTGCCTTCGCTCCTATTTCAAGTTTCTGCTGACTACCGGCGTGATTGCGCGTAACCCAATGCTGCGCATAAAGGCGCCGAAAATGGCTAAAAAACTGCCGGAATTTGTACCAGAGGAGAGCTTGAATGGCTTACTGAATTCTTTTCAGTTTCCAGACACCTTTTCTGGTGCCCGCGACCAATTGGTACTAGAACTACTTTACGGAACTGGTATCCGCTTATCGGAACTGATTGGTATTGCGCCCGATGACGTGAATCTACACGGCAATACAGTGCGTGTGACCGGCAAAGGCAACAAGCAACGACTAGTGCCGCTGAACAAATCTTTAGTGACTGTACTAGAACGCTATATAGCATTTCGAAAACGCGAAATAGCTAATCCCGACAACGCCCACACGGCCCTCCTCGTTACAGACAAAGGTGAGCCGATGTATGAAAAGCTCGTTTATCGAACTGTAAAGCACTATTTAAGTCAGATAACAACAGCCTCTACTCAGCAACACCCCCACGTATTGCGTCATTCCTTTGCCACGCATCTGCTTAACAAAGGGGCTGACCTCAATGCTATAAAAGACCTATTAGGGCACGCTAATTTGGCCGCCACCCAGGTCTACACGCATTTGTCGATCGACAAGCTCAAATCTGTTTTTGAACAGGCCCATCCAAAGGCCTGA